Part of the Juglans regia cultivar Chandler chromosome 14, Walnut 2.0, whole genome shotgun sequence genome, AAAGGTATTTGCACTTGAATTGGCAAAatatggtgttttttttttttttttttttaattttttgtggaaGTAGAAGAGTGCCTTCATTCCTATCCATCCATACTCTTTAATCAAGTTCAGCAAAAATCCTATTAGGAGACTTTATAAtttcctgaaaagaaaaaacaaaacaaaactcttGACAATTCACTAATTTGCAGCTAGTATAGGAGCAaacatttcaatatttaatttatgagTGGTGCTACTCTACTACCTGGATATGCCCACTCTGTGTGTCGCCTAgtgtaatttgtattttttttttactttttattttaaatattttttaaacgtatttaaaaaataaaaaaaaatacaaatactctaatagtcatttccttaattattaaaaaaaaaattaaatatatgaacagtCAAAATGAAAAGACATACTAACATTTctcttagtttattttttcctctcttttataATTGCAAACTAGAGAGGCAACTGACTTTAAGATATACGATTGATtgtatctcatattttattttatttttttcaggaaAATATTAATCTTGGAACTCATCAGtttgttgcttttgttgatTGGAATTAAAGGATAAAGTTAAAAACACAATCCATTAACACTTTGCAATATTAACAGTTTTGTTCAACTTTACTTTCATTCTTCATCATTTCTTCCCACTAAAATGGACATAAAGCTGCACACGTGGCATGCACgtattattttctaaacctgaaataaacaaaatgcatttgtatgaaaaaatacattgggtaataacccaaaaaaaaaccaCTTTGATAGTAAAACAATGACACGTGCACATCAATACATcatgcatataatttttaagaataaCACGAGCAATCATGGAGGCTTCCGCTAatgtattttatgtgttttttttttatatatatatttttaataattttaaatatttttcaaaaataagaaaaatttacaatatcattgaaacatattttcttaatcacaactttaaaaaaataaaaaaaaatcttagcgGGAGCCCACCAATGGGAAGAGGATAGATAATCAAAGGGTTACTTGTTTGTGAGGtgggatgagatataaaattctcatttcatctcatcattacatatttttcaaatctccatatgaaatataataaacaattcaatttttttaaatctcaattcaatttttttaaattttaaaataataataatactaaaagataatattttaaactttcaaataaaatacaaaatttttagcTCACCTCTCAAACTTACTTTTTTGTCCATTTATGGAGGATGGTAAGAAAtgaaagtttaataatttaggGTGTCGAAAATGATGGGTTCAAAACAAGTGCAAATAACTTTTCaggatttaattatatttttcatcgtGAATTAGAAAGCATATGCCCATGTAAGGTAAATATTttgacttgtaaaaaaaattctttttaattcaatatCATATGatctctaatttaaaatttttagtacCAAGTAATTACTTGATAAAAAAAGTGGACTTTTATTAAACAAGAAATATGTACAAAAGGACGAagatctttttttaaaataattacgagTTGGcttgtttggttatacaaaattaaattatttcattttattttatctcatataattattataattttttcaaatttttacataaaatataataaataattcaattttttaaaattttaaaaaaatttatattataataatattttattcaatttttaataaaacgtctcattttattttatctgaacTGCAAAATCAAATAAGAGCTCAAgagtggtttgaattcagagatgagttgagatggtttgtgaatcgttgaataaaatatttttaaaatattattttttaatattattattattttagaatttgaaaaaattaaattttttattatattttgtgattgaatttaaaaaaattattttaaaatttaaaaaaattgaattgtttattatatttacgtaagaatttaaaaaaattataatcataaatacGAGaagagttaaaataaattttgaatttaaacaacCCTATCcatcacattatttaaaaaacaaacaataaataaataaatttaattggtCAAAGTCCTTTTCGCTGTCTTCTCTTTTTAGAAGGTATGTGCATCATTTACCCCCAGACCTCTTTGATATTACGGCTTGCCCACTCCGAACAAAGGACTAAGGAGACTAGGAATGTTTGAAACCAAGGATTGAAATTAAGGTTAGGAATTTAAGGTCAAACTCGTCATTAGGAACGTTCTTGGCAGCGAGCGGGAGAGAGAGACTCGTGGAGGATCGCTCGGTGCGTGCGATGCGTCGAGGTGGAGGGCAGGTGACACAGAATGCAGAGGTCTTGTTGCGACGCCAAGCTCTTCCAATGGCGGATCGTCGCGTGTTATAAATCATAGCCCTCCCCCCCTTCTCTGGTTCCTACCCGGACCTCGTCAAAATTTCTTCTTGATTCGTTTTTCTCAGGTTCGATCGCCGTGTCTCCCCTCGCTTTAACCTCCGATTCCCGCTTCTCGCATTTGCTCGCTGGATTCATCGGCATTGCCGTCGAATTCTCTTTCTCTAATCGCAATCTCTCcgtctctctattttcttaTGCGTTCTTTCGGTTTCTCGGTCAAATTTGGTAGATTTTCCCGGATCATGTTTTAAACGAGCCTTCATAGCCCCCATCATTGAATTAGAACATCATCAtctaaccctttttttttcctctcagcaataattattctatatatttttcttattaatcctTTCGCTAAAAAATCTTTACTAGAGAGCTTTGTTTTTGTGGTTTGGTTGCTCTGGGTTTATTTGTGATTGAAATtgagaatttgaatttgaatctgAATCTGTTCGCGTAGAAAATGGCGGAGTCGGGGAAAGTTCTGTACATAGTGGTGGTGGAGGATGGAGaagataagaaagaaaaagaaaaagagaaagagtcGTTTAGGTACACGCGTCCGGTTCTGCAGAGTACTCTGCAGCTCATGGGATGTAAAGCTCGACATGCGTTCAAGGTAGTATATGGTTTTCGCTTACGTGCTTTAGCTATGATTTCCTTATTTTGAATCTAATCTAATTCGTATTAAGTTGCTTTTATTTATCGTTTTTGTTTAGTTGGAGGGTCGGTACTTTTATGTAACGTAGTAGGTGATTTAAGGGGATTGATTAGGGTTGCATGCAATGTATTCTGTGAATTTTCTGAATACGTTGTCTTTAAGGTCTTTAACATTATAGTAGTTTGTTGAACATCTCCTTAAAATTATACTGTTATTTTTCAAGGCTACATCGATGAGTATTAGTCCGTATTTTTTGTGAGCATCAATTTATATTGACCTGTAGTGCATGATGCTGTTCTTGAAGATTTggtcctttcctttcctttaatttgttttataaataagatCCTATTTTATGGTCTTCATGTGGTCCTTGTAATGTCTTTGACCTGACCTGTTTTACCGACATATCCTTGGTTCAGCCATTCGCGTTTGTTGGAGTATGAATCGGCTTTGCAAACTTAAGTCGACTCTCTTTCATCTTGTCCTCCCAGGGTCATTGGTGCTCTCTTGTTTTATAAacgtaaattttcaatcttttaaTGCGTGACTAAAAATTTCCTTGGTAGAAAATAGCTTTTCTCTTCCAACCACACCTCCCctcccctcttctctctctatctctggcTCTCAACGAAGTTTGAGCACAAATTGAGAACTTCAAAGGGGTCTTTTGTCATGCTATTTACTACTCAAAGCACCTTTAGTGCCCTGTGGCTGTCTATGCTATTATGTcacattattcttttaatattattattttttcccacTGTTGTTGATATATCCTTACCAAATTCGATTTCTGCACTCGTGCTTTCAAAGTATGGATATGTAGATCAGGTTGTTGTTTTTGTGCAATTCAGAATTGAAGGAGTTATTTCTTGGTTTAACTCCATCCATCTCAGGCCTGTGTATATTAGTTAGATCATGCATACGAGTGTTCAATCAGGTGTCCAATCTGGATATTTAGCAAAATCACGTTGCAAGGAAAGTGTTTATATTGAAATAAGAACACAATTCAAACGTTCTGATGCTATTCCCTGGTGTGGTGTTTGTTGCCTCTTAAATTTGTGTTTCATGATAAGCAGtttcttaacatttttttttttacattgttCGGAGTTGGAGGATTGAGTTACTTCTTTATTAAAGCACTGAGTTTCTTTGGTGAATTGTTGCAATTGACTCCCATGCTTTGCTAAGTAAATAATGCTTTTGTTAAATGTATTTCCTCTCATCAGATAAGCCAACGAGTTCTTGAGTTGATCAGAAGTGAAAACCCAAATGATGCTTTGCTTCCAGAAGTAATGAGCACATCGACATTGGATGCTTCAGTAGATCTCGAGAAGGTAGATGGCTGTCCTACCAGTGGTTGCTTGGGAAAAACAGAGGCGCCCAAGTATTTGGTTGCAGTGAAAGATGATAGAAGTAAGAGTGTACCATTTGAATTGTACAAAATACGAACGACAGTTGTTGTCAGAAGGAAAACTTTCCTAGATGTTGTGTGTGATGCACTGGCTGAATATAAGTATGTGGGTCCCAACCAGAGGGCAGATTTAGTTTTGGCATGCAGGTACATTGTAATCTCATACCTTTATTCACATGAATCTATACTTGTCCTAATCTAAGGAATTCACTGTTCCTAGTTTTTTAGCATTGTAGCTTGTTGGTGTGGTCAGTAGCATATCTTGGGCtactatgcatttttttttttttttgggtcctCGGCATTGCTTATATTATAGACTTGTTGTTTGCCTATTCCTATGGGCATTGTTGGATATTGGGTTTTGTTGAATTCTTGTCAAAGTTCTTATTTGCCGggaaaaattacataatttgttTTTCGTAAAACAGTTCCACTTGTGTGCTAATAATTTCTTGGCCCGTCTAGATGGGCCctgaataaattcatttctCTGCTGTGGGGTTTTATGTTTGTGAAGtgtgatttaaaataaaaaatgtaaaatcttTATATGACTCTACAGTTTACATAATGGATATGATGTCGTGCATCTCTGAcatattttttgtatgtttggCGGAGTTCTTTTTTGCTACCATGCTAGTATATTGGCTTGTATATTCATGGCTACATCTATGAATGAATTATGTATATTAGTTGTAGTGCCTTTTAAACACTCATTATTCCTTTCCAATCTAATTCCCAAACACAATAATTGCCGTTGTTAACTTGTCCTTAGCCCCCCCACCTGCAATTTTTCCGTGCTGTTCTTGCCCCATGGGCTGTTATTGGTCATTCATGAGAAGTTCTTTCTGTTTATTTAGAAGTATACAGCTGCGTATTTTTTAGTTCTGGTTTTGGATTTGTAGGTTTcatatggtaaaaaaaaaattgcaccgTAGGATACTCTAAAGCATGGTTGCTGAGAAAGTTAGTTTAGATGGAAAAACTGTTGAAAGCTTTTTGCAATGCTTGTATGAAACTTtgccaaaatttgatgaattatcTTGTCATACTTTTttcatcaatttcaaaaatctCCTGCTTCATTTTCTGTCAGATTTCTTGGATAATTTTCACACTTCTCATTTTGGTAAATGTGCTTCAACATCTAATTGATGATTCTTTGTGCTAATTCTCTTTGGCAAAAGTAGTTCTTTGCTTTCTCAAGCTGAAAATTCGGCTAAAATAGGAATGTGACCACTGGTAACTTTGTTACCATCATATTGTATCTTTATTGCGGGATTATTTCCTTTATATGGATGGTAAGGAGATTATTTTACTTTTGAGGAGTGttaacttatttttcttctacaTTGCATTGTGCTCTGCCTGATTTACATTTCTTGTTGTAGAATCCGAGAAAGGAAGGAATCTGTGACTGTACTATTGTGTGGCACTAGTGGCTGTGGCAAGTCTACTTTGTCAGCATTGCTGGTATTTTGCATCAAGTACACTAGTTTGTTATCATCTTATTTTGTAGAATGGAGTATAATATTTAAGTTGTAAGAAAGGATGTGGAGATTTGAAGCTCATGTATAGAtgctttatttgatttatttctcTGCATTCACATGATTTAAAAATCTGAGATCATCCATGTCTTGCAGGGTAGTAGGTTGGGGATCACGACGGTTATATCAACTGACTCTATTCGGCATATGATGAGGAGTTTTGTAGACGAAAAGCAAAACCCTCTACTATGGGCTTCAACCTACCATGCAGGGGAGTTCTTGGATCCTGTGGCTGTTGCAGAAGCAAGGGCCAAAAAGAAAGCTAAAAAATTGGCAGGCATTTCACACTCACTTCCCAAGGATGAACTACTTGATGGTTCTTCAACTGAGAAGTCTGAGGCTAGATCCTCGCCTGGGGGTTCTAGCTCAACTGACTTGATCAGTCCAAAGCAGATGGCCATTGAAGGATTTAAGGCACAAAGTGAGATGGTAATTGACAGTCTTGATCGGCTGATCACCGCATGGGAAGAGCGAAAAGAATCAGTGGTTGTTGAGGGTGTTCACTTGAGCCTTAATTTTGTGGTAAATATATTCtgctaatatttttttcatcagtcatcttcctttcttttttatgaaaagttatcTCCATATGTTTAccctaaaaaatcaaatgattttaaTCCCTATCTGCAGATGGGGCTTATGAAGAAACATCCCTCTATCATACCATTTATGATATACATCACAAATGAGGACAAACACTTGGAACGATTTGCAGTACGTGCTAAATATATGACACTGGACCCAGCAAAGAACAAATATGTAAAGTATATCCGAAACATCAGAACAATCCAAGACTATCTATGCAAGCGGGCTGACAAGCATCTTGTCCCCAAAATAAACAATACCAATGTCGATAGGAGTGTAGCAGCCATCCATGCTACTGTTTTCAGTTGCCTTCGTAGGCGTGACACAGGGGAACAGCTGTATGATCTTACCACAAACACTGTTACTGTGATTGATGATGAGTACAGAAACCAGTGTGCTGCCAATTCACTGACCTCCAAGGGGATGTTTCAACTGCTTCAGAGGAAAGGTTCCTCTAGGCATCTCATGGCTCTCGTTAATACTGATGGATCTGTGGCAAAGGCATGGCCTGTAGATTCAGTCGATAGTAATGGGAAGCCAATTTTGGGCCATGTGACTCAGATTGGTAAGGCTGAACCAGTTAATCTTCAGTTTGGTCTCTATGGAATCAGTGCGTGGCCCAGTGATGGTGGCACTAGTCGTGCTGGAAGTGTTGATGAATCAAGAGCTGACGGTACTGATACTGGAAGtagatatttttcttcttgCTGCAGCTCACCGAGAATGTCTGATGGACCTTCCAAGGAGGTATTTTCTAAACATTTGATCATTTCCAGAAAACCTATTATagttttgtttcctttctttctaGTACAACCAGAAATTTACACGaaatgaatttaaattgaaaaagcaAGCTTATAGGCTATCCATCTTTGAATTTTGTGATATAGATAAGATCAATGAAAACTTTCTGCAGCAATTAATTAGATACACTACTATCTGAAAGGATTTTTAATTGTTGTCTTTTTTTTGTTCAGCTCAAGGAGG contains:
- the LOC108990332 gene encoding P-loop NTPase domain-containing protein LPA1 homolog 1 — encoded protein: MAESGKVLYIVVVEDGEDKKEKEKEKESFRYTRPVLQSTLQLMGCKARHAFKISQRVLELIRSENPNDALLPEVMSTSTLDASVDLEKVDGCPTSGCLGKTEAPKYLVAVKDDRSKSVPFELYKIRTTVVVRRKTFLDVVCDALAEYKYVGPNQRADLVLACRIRERKESVTVLLCGTSGCGKSTLSALLGSRLGITTVISTDSIRHMMRSFVDEKQNPLLWASTYHAGEFLDPVAVAEARAKKKAKKLAGISHSLPKDELLDGSSTEKSEARSSPGGSSSTDLISPKQMAIEGFKAQSEMVIDSLDRLITAWEERKESVVVEGVHLSLNFVMGLMKKHPSIIPFMIYITNEDKHLERFAVRAKYMTLDPAKNKYVKYIRNIRTIQDYLCKRADKHLVPKINNTNVDRSVAAIHATVFSCLRRRDTGEQLYDLTTNTVTVIDDEYRNQCAANSLTSKGMFQLLQRKGSSRHLMALVNTDGSVAKAWPVDSVDSNGKPILGHVTQIGKAEPVNLQFGLYGISAWPSDGGTSRAGSVDESRADGTDTGSRYFSSCCSSPRMSDGPSKELKEENSVHGSDEEIDDPPEAATDDDLSDDHDKEVLEEIGSVDEESTKSDEEYDDLAMQDILENGYWSDDEEAKDKLVPVRRDESLGMQGDKYRQNLELFQRTNSEPLSELCSYSLFMETNESRKPSGNVKMRKRSLSIPPHRKDRSFIGDPILSGAPLG